The Limnospira fusiformis SAG 85.79 genomic interval ACCAATGCCAGTATCTCTCACCGAAAACCGGAGATATGGGCTTTCTCCCTCCGCTTCTCTTGGTGGGGGCAATATCACTTCTAAGGTGATGCTTCCCCCTTCTGGGGTAAATTTAACCGCATTATTGAGCAGATTAATTAATACTTGACGGATGCGCCGTTCATCGAGTATAATATCAGGCAAATTTAAGGGCAGATTAACCGAGAGTTGAATCCGTTTTTTCAGGGCTTGCTGTTTGATGAAGGCGATACTGGATTTACACAGAGGCGCGATCGCCGTGGGGGAACATTCTAACTCTACCTGACCCGATTCTATCTTCGCCACATCTAAGATATCATTAATCAAAGCCAGCAGGTGAGAGGCGCTCCGTTCCACGGTTTGCAGGGCTTTCAGTTGTCTGTCATTCACGGGACCGAACACCTCCTCATGTAGCCCTTCCGTCATGCCTAAAATGGCATTGAGGGGGGTGCGGAGTTCATGGCTCATATTAGCCAGAAACTCATCCTTGAGACGGGTAGCGCGGATTAGTTCCTGATTGCGTTGAGTAAGCTGTTGTTGCGTCTGTTGACGTTCTCTGAGTTCCTGTTGCAACTGCTCAAACAGATTAGACTGTTGAATAGCGATCGCCAACTGGAACGAGAATTGCTGCGCCAAATCAATATCCGACTGTTCCCAATGGCGGGGGCCGTCACATTGATGAATGCACAACAGTCCCCATAAGACATCTTGACAGATAATCGGTATCACTAAGTTAGCCCGCACCTGAAACTGAGATAAAATATCTACATGGCAGTTTTCTAAACCGTCGTGGTGGATATCATCCGCCACATAATAACGTCCTTGAGCGTAGAGACTGGCATAGTTTTCCCCAAAACAATGGTCATGGACGGGGATAGCCAGCACCGAGGGGAAGTCATTAACCACTGACTCCGCCACAAACTCACCGTCGTCATAGCCAGAGTCGGGGTAAAATTTGAAAATACCCACTCGGCTCCCTTGCAGACAGTTGCAAATCTCTCGAGAGGCGGTGTCAAAAATGGTGGGTAAATCCAGGGATTGACTGATGCGTTGATTCGTCTCCCGCAAGAGCCGTTCTCGTTGCGCTTGCTGCTCAATGGTTTGTTCGGCTTTTTTGCGATCGCTAATATCCGTATGAGTGCCGATAAACCGCAGTGGTCGTCCCTCAGCATCCCGTTCCACCATGCGCCCTTGGGCTAAAATCCAGCGATAGGAGCCATCTTTACAGCGCAGACGATGTTCATTGCGATACAACTCCGTTTTTCCTTGAATATGTCGCTCCACGTCCTGGTAAACTTGGGCTAAGTCGTCAGGATGAACCCGACTTTGCCACTCCGTCAACCGGTTCTCAATCTCATGCTCCTGATAACCCAGCATGGATTTCCATTGTTTATTGAACCAAAGTTCCCCCGTCTGCATCTTCCAATCCCAGAGTCCTGTATTCGCCGAAGCCAGACCCAGTTCTAAGCGCAGTTTACTTTCTTGCAGAGCCTGTTCTGCTTTGGTGCGTTCCTGAAGTGCCGCTTTCTGGGCGCTAATATTCACCACCACACAAACACAACTCCCGTCAGTTTGAGATAACATCGCCACCCCAATTAACACAAATACCAAATGTCCATCTTGATGGCGATAGGCTTTTTCAAAGGGGTGAATAAATCCAGATTGGCGTAGATGTTCGATCGCCTGCAAATCCAACTCTCGATATTCAGGGGGTGTGATTTCTGCCCAGTTGATTAAACCCATAGGCCGTTGGGCGCGGCTATAGCCCAACATCTCTAAAAAGCGATCATTAGCCTCGATGATGTCTCCGGCAAAATTGGTAAACATCATCCCCACTACGTTGGAGTCAAACACCCGCCGAAAACGAGTTTCACTGGCTTGTAAGGCGGCTTCAGCTTGGCGGATGTCGGTGATATCTAAATTCACCCCAATCATGCTGATGGGCTGACCCGCTTCATCCCGGACAACTAACCCAGAGGCTTTAATATAGTGGAGGCTGCCATCGGGATGCAGAACGCGAAATTCGGTGTTATAGTCGGCTTCCCCTAAAATGGCTCTCTGGAGGAGGTCTTCGGTAGCTTGGCGATCGTCGGGATGAACGCCATGAGACCAAACCTCGTAAGGGACTACGGATTCTGAGTTGGGACACTCTGAAGGATAATCAACCCCATAGAGGGCATACATCTGCTCATCCCAAGTAACTCGATTTTGGCGAATATCGAAATCCCAAAAGCCGATGTTTCCCGAATATAAGGCAATTCTGAGCCGTTGGGAGAGTTGGGAAATTTCGGCCTCGGCTTGTTGGCGTTTGGTCATATCCCGGGCGACCCAAATCACCCGGCGATCGCTCATGGGAGAAATACTGGCTTCAAAATAGATGCGGCGATCCTCCAGGTCGATTTGATACTCAAACGACACGGTTTTTCCGGTGGTTAAGGCTTCCAGAATCGGCAATTGAGAACGCGATTTTGCTTCTTCTTGAAATAGACAATTGAGGGTTTGATCCAGAATCTCGGTGGCTTGAGGCTCGAGCATTTGGTGGCGGGTGGGCATCACATTCACCTTGCGCGCATCGGGGGCAATGATTAAAACCAAATCCCCCATGGCTTCAAAGACGCTGCGTAACTCGGTTTCACTGGTGCGTAGTTTTTGCTCAAAGGCGGCGCGATCGCTAATATCCCGGAATATCCCTTGCACAACATAGGTCTTGCCTACTTTAATCAGGCTTCCTGAGATATCAACGGGAATTTCTGAACCATCGGCCTTCAGAATCCGGGTATCCAACACCCAAAGCTGTTTTTCCTTAATAATCCGCTCAAAACTGCTAAAAATGCGGTCTAATTCCTCGGGGGGATGGAGTTGGCTGATATGTAGGGGCGATCGCTCTAGGCTCAGTCCGCTGAAATCGTCGCGGGAGTAGCCGAATAAGTCCTCGGCGGCGCGGTTGGCTTCGATCAGGTAGCCTTCAGGGGTCGCTAGGAGAATGGCATCGGTTGCTCCTTCCATAAGGCCCCGATAGCGGGCTTCCCGAGCCTGTAACTCGGCGGTGCGTTGCTCAACTCGGCTTTCGAGTTCAGTATTTAAAGATGCTAGGGCGAGTTGAGCCTTTTGGCGCTGCCTAATCTCGTTCTGGAGTTGTTCATGTTGGGTGGCTTGTTTGAGGGCGATCGCCAATTGAATCGAGAGCGCCTGCAAGAGTTGGATTTCCCCGGTTTGCCAATCTCGCGGCTGATCTCGGTGACTGGCGATCATCAACCCCCAGAGGCGATCGTCTACCACAAGCGGCACCATCAGCTTGGCTCGGATATCAAAGCTCAATAATAGCTCCTGATGGCACAGGGTCATGGAGTCATCATAAATGTCTCGCACCACCCGCACGCGACCTTGGCGATAGGGTTCGAGCCACTCTCGAGTCACACAGGGGTCATTGGCTTGACTGTGCAGCACCGAACGACCACCGGCCATAATCGATTCGGCAATGACGGAACCGCTCAAATCGTCTTCAAACTTGTAGATAATCACGCGATCGCAGCTCAACACCTGCCGCACTTCATCCACCGCCGTCTGGAGAATGGTGGCTAAGTCCAGGGAATTGCGAATGGTTGTGGAAATATTCAGCAGCAGGCGATCGCGCTGGGCCTGAGTTTGAATCCGCTGAGTTTGTGCGGCCACCTCCTCTTGTAGTTCCTGGTTGCGACGTTCCCACAACGCCAGTTTTTCGGCTTCTAGGCGGTTGACTTTTTGTTTGAGGTTTTCTGCCAAATTATAGAGTTCAATGGGGTTAAACGCCCGTAGAAGGGTGGTTTGGGTGACGATTCCCACTAGGTTCCCCCGTTCTCCAGTGACCACCACCCGCCGAATCCGCCGTTCCTCCATCTGTTGCTGGGCTGCCCACAGAAACTCATCCGGTCGCACTGTAAACAGGGGAGAACTCATCACCTCTTGGGCGCTGGTTTCCCTGATCGCACCACCGACAGCCTGGAATTGCACAATATCCCGCTCGGTGATGATTCCCACAGGACGCTCTATGGGTGGGTTGTCGGCCGGATCGAACTCGGTGATAATCACGCAACTGACTCGGTTTTGGGTCAATAACTGAGCAATATCTAGCAGGGTGCGATCGGGGGGTGATGTCACCACGTCCTGAGCCATTACTTCCCCCACTGACCGCAACCGCATCAAGTCCACCGGACGGGTCAGCCTTTGTAGGCTTTCGTGGCTAATCAAACCGAGCAGGCGATCGTGGTCATCGACAATGGGTAAATGGCGCAAGCCACGCTTTTGCAGAAAGTCAATGATCGCAAAAATATCAGTTAGTTCCGACTGCTGTAGGGTGATAACCGGTTGGCTCATTACCTCGCCTACCAACAAACTTTGCAGGGGTTGCTGTTGGGCTGCCAGACGCACAATATCCCGCTCGGTGACAATACCGACAATGCGATCGCTTTCTGTGACGACTATAATTGAACTGCTGTCTGATTCACGACTGGGATTACTCATCAAGGCGATCGCCTCTTCCACTGTCGCTTCGGGGGAAATAGTTAACACATTAAGGGCGATCGCGGTTTTGGGGTCTATGGTGGTTTCCGTCGGACTCTGATTGTAATCAACCATCAGCGCAAGGATCTAGGGATGTTTAAACCCAGCATAACCCCGAAGTTCGGAATTTGTCGATCATGATCATGATAGCTTTCTAGTTCCGCCCTCAAGTATGCAGCTTTCGCGCTCATCAACCGCTCCAGTAAATCGCTATCCCCTAAATATTTTCGACCTGTTTTTATGGGCAAAAAAAACCGGTTAGCTAGTTAAAAAAGTCTCCGCTAGTCCGGCATTTCACACCATGGTTATTACACCTTTTCTTTCACTACCAAAACTGAACAATTAGCATCGGCTACCACTTGGGAACTAACGGACCCTTGTAATACTCGGCTAAGTCCAGTTAATCCGCGACTACCAATAATAATCAAATCAGTTTTATAGATATTAGAAAGCCGGATAATTTCTTCCGCTGGATCTCCCTGGACAATTTCCACATCACTGGGAACAGCTAACTGTTTCTGATAGCTGCGTAGATAATTCTCGATATCCCAATAGGCTAACTCTTCTGATGAGCTAGG includes:
- a CDS encoding PAS domain S-box protein, producing the protein MVDYNQSPTETTIDPKTAIALNVLTISPEATVEEAIALMSNPSRESDSSSIIVVTESDRIVGIVTERDIVRLAAQQQPLQSLLVGEVMSQPVITLQQSELTDIFAIIDFLQKRGLRHLPIVDDHDRLLGLISHESLQRLTRPVDLMRLRSVGEVMAQDVVTSPPDRTLLDIAQLLTQNRVSCVIITEFDPADNPPIERPVGIITERDIVQFQAVGGAIRETSAQEVMSSPLFTVRPDEFLWAAQQQMEERRIRRVVVTGERGNLVGIVTQTTLLRAFNPIELYNLAENLKQKVNRLEAEKLALWERRNQELQEEVAAQTQRIQTQAQRDRLLLNISTTIRNSLDLATILQTAVDEVRQVLSCDRVIIYKFEDDLSGSVIAESIMAGGRSVLHSQANDPCVTREWLEPYRQGRVRVVRDIYDDSMTLCHQELLLSFDIRAKLMVPLVVDDRLWGLMIASHRDQPRDWQTGEIQLLQALSIQLAIALKQATQHEQLQNEIRQRQKAQLALASLNTELESRVEQRTAELQAREARYRGLMEGATDAILLATPEGYLIEANRAAEDLFGYSRDDFSGLSLERSPLHISQLHPPEELDRIFSSFERIIKEKQLWVLDTRILKADGSEIPVDISGSLIKVGKTYVVQGIFRDISDRAAFEQKLRTSETELRSVFEAMGDLVLIIAPDARKVNVMPTRHQMLEPQATEILDQTLNCLFQEEAKSRSQLPILEALTTGKTVSFEYQIDLEDRRIYFEASISPMSDRRVIWVARDMTKRQQAEAEISQLSQRLRIALYSGNIGFWDFDIRQNRVTWDEQMYALYGVDYPSECPNSESVVPYEVWSHGVHPDDRQATEDLLQRAILGEADYNTEFRVLHPDGSLHYIKASGLVVRDEAGQPISMIGVNLDITDIRQAEAALQASETRFRRVFDSNVVGMMFTNFAGDIIEANDRFLEMLGYSRAQRPMGLINWAEITPPEYRELDLQAIEHLRQSGFIHPFEKAYRHQDGHLVFVLIGVAMLSQTDGSCVCVVVNISAQKAALQERTKAEQALQESKLRLELGLASANTGLWDWKMQTGELWFNKQWKSMLGYQEHEIENRLTEWQSRVHPDDLAQVYQDVERHIQGKTELYRNEHRLRCKDGSYRWILAQGRMVERDAEGRPLRFIGTHTDISDRKKAEQTIEQQAQRERLLRETNQRISQSLDLPTIFDTASREICNCLQGSRVGIFKFYPDSGYDDGEFVAESVVNDFPSVLAIPVHDHCFGENYASLYAQGRYYVADDIHHDGLENCHVDILSQFQVRANLVIPIICQDVLWGLLCIHQCDGPRHWEQSDIDLAQQFSFQLAIAIQQSNLFEQLQQELRERQQTQQQLTQRNQELIRATRLKDEFLANMSHELRTPLNAILGMTEGLHEEVFGPVNDRQLKALQTVERSASHLLALINDILDVAKIESGQVELECSPTAIAPLCKSSIAFIKQQALKKRIQLSVNLPLNLPDIILDERRIRQVLINLLNNAVKFTPEGGSITLEVILPPPREAEGESPYLRFSVRDTGIGISPENIKKLFQPFMQIDSALNRQYQGTGLGLALTKQIVELHGGRVGLTSEVGVGSCFSIDLPYQASVMIPQRMDSEADLNPNDVETPSTPNAAPLLLLAEDNEANISTISSYLTAKGYRIELAKNGQEAINQAVALSPDLILMDIQMPGMDGLEAMKRIREIPELATTPIIALTALAMESDRKACLLAGANEYLSKPVRLKQLTMTIQDLLNSSEDALHQKTDAV
- a CDS encoding universal stress protein, with translation MLRTILVAIDDSPSMEIMMNALKQLQLETTTHVIFSHVVSTTGPDVDPIADRPHPSSSEELAYWDIENYLRSYQKQLAVPSDVEIVQGDPAEEIIRLSNIYKTDLIIIGSRGLTGLSRVLQGSVSSQVVADANCSVLVVKEKV